A genomic segment from Corylus avellana chromosome ca5, CavTom2PMs-1.0 encodes:
- the LOC132180246 gene encoding probable carboxylesterase 17, which produces MAVISFDPRFNHQVGKNNNQHEGVVEEIEGLIRVYIDGHVERPPIVSIVPCTMSLERGVTAKDVVIDKCTGLWARMYFPSCLGKLPLLVFFHGGGFCIGSAAWSCYNEFLSNLASKANCVIISLNYHLAPENRLPAAYEDGLNTLMWVKQQALSGSREHKWWLKHCNLSSVYLAGDSAGANIAYNVANRLGTSGTSESTSIRPLCLKGMILIQPFFGGEGRTWSEKHIDQPPNSALTLSISDTYWRLSLPSGANQDHPWCNPLANGADKLRDLRLPTTMVCISEMDMLKDRNLEFCNALSSVGKRVETVMHKGVGHSFQILHNSPLSQPRLHEMMSQIKAFINE; this is translated from the coding sequence ATGGCTGTTATTTCCTTTGATCCAAGGTTTAACCACCAAGTTGGCAAGAACAATAACCAACATGAAGGAGTCGTTGAAGAGATTGAAGGTCTCATTAGAGTTTATATAGACGGACACGTCGAAAGGCCTCCAATTGTCTCTATTGTCCCCTGCACCATGTCATTAGAGCGTGGTGTTACAGCAAAAGATGTTGTGATCGATAAGTGCACCGGCCTATGGGCACGCATGTATTTTCCAAGCTGTCTTGGCAAGCTTCCAttgcttgttttttttcatGGAGGTGGATTTTGTATCGGCTCTGCTGCTTGGAGCTGTTACAACGAGTTTTTGTCCAACCTTGCTTCCAAAGCAAATTGCGTGATCATCTCTCTAAATTATCATTTAGCCCCTGAGAACCGTCTCCCTGCTGCATATGAAGATGGTCTCAACACTCTTATGTGGGTGAAACAGCAAGCTCTAAGTGGCTCTAGGGAGCACAAATGGTGGCTGAAGCATTGCAATCTTTCCAGCGTGTACCTAGCTGGTGACAGTGCAGGGGCCAACATAGCTTACAATGTGGCCAATCGGCTAGGGACAAGTGGCACCTCCGAATCCACCAGTATAAGGCCATTATGTCTCAAAGGTATGATCTTGATCCAACCTTTTTTTGGAGGAGAGGGACGAACTTGGTCAGAAAAGCATATCGATCAACCGCCTAATTCAGCGCTAACCCTATCGATTTCCGACACATATTGGCGTTTATCCCTGCCTTCAGGGGCGAACCAGGACCATCCATGGTGCAACCCTCTCGCAAATGGCGCGGACAAGTTGCGTGATTTAAGGCTTCCAACCACAATGGTGTGCATATCAGAGATGGATATGCTGAAGGATCGAAACTTGGAATTTTGCAACGCCTTGAGTAGCGTGGGGAAGAGGGTGGAAACAGTGATGCACAAAGGCGTAGGGCATTCGTTTCAAATTCTGCATAACTCTCCGCTCTCTCAACCTCGACTCCATGAGATGATGTCTCAAATCAAGGCCTTCATCAATGAATAA